A single genomic interval of bacterium harbors:
- the alaS gene encoding alanine--tRNA ligase, with translation MNSQDVRKKFFAFFEKQKHAQVESSSLIPAGDNSILFANAGMNQFKDLFLGVEKRSYSRAVTIQKCVRAGGKHNDLDNVGFTKRHLTFFEMMGNFSFADYFKKDAIIFAWDFLTKELGLPTDKLSVTVFETDDEAFDIWHTVIGVPKGKIYRLGAETNFWQMGDVGPCGPCTEIFIDRGSLYGGPEESPATSSERFLEIWNLVFMQYDRQQDGSLKPLKATGVDTGMGLERLTLIVQNKDSVYETDLFAAIIQEIVYLTSQSYIDKTDELKAAFHVLADHIRSSTFLIAAGCAPSNEGRGYVLRKIIRRAALFSLKLTEKNIFPELSKVVVKQFGQIYPELVDQQEVIFTTLYHEIEKFSVNLMRGNALLEGLFASNKNKIISGTDAFKLYDTYGFPFEITVAAAAQKGFSVDSGQFEKEMETQKNRSGSKVFDMYEAIEIDETMHSEFVGYEKLAIDSSIVAFFKEGKSVTQVEAGQRCFVVTKQSPFFIVGGGQVPDQGWITVQNVKVAILQARHIKQLIAVEIIAPVRLKIGDLLHAAVDQVWRTNAMKNHTATHLLQAALMQRFGQQIKQAGSLVHPDYLRFDFTYAGTITAQDIEAVETMVNQKIMENIPVSISYMSLKEAQQKGALAFFGDKYKPENVRVIEVPGFSVELCGGTHVRNTGDIGLCKIVETTSPAAGQKRFVAVTGPEALKLFQKTFATLKKLSVDFKVKIEEVETVIQKQKNDLKLANTSLQAAKKNLVLSKLPYWEQQLQMYENIPFFAIDLQDTEQGTMQEVMSYLVAKKDAVVCIFNTIAGKSVQFCITLSNKLHNVISLEMLASKIKQLYEVQCNSNKNMLRGGLGSSVNITAHEFMTKILKK, from the coding sequence ATGAATTCACAAGATGTAAGAAAAAAGTTTTTTGCTTTTTTTGAAAAACAGAAGCATGCACAAGTTGAAAGTTCATCCTTAATTCCAGCGGGTGATAACAGTATTCTTTTTGCCAATGCAGGTATGAATCAGTTTAAAGATCTTTTTTTAGGAGTTGAAAAACGTTCATATTCTCGAGCGGTAACCATTCAAAAATGTGTTCGCGCTGGTGGAAAGCATAACGATCTTGATAATGTTGGCTTTACTAAACGACATCTTACTTTTTTTGAGATGATGGGAAACTTCTCATTTGCTGACTATTTTAAAAAAGATGCAATCATTTTTGCGTGGGATTTTTTGACAAAAGAGCTAGGGTTGCCCACAGATAAACTTTCAGTAACGGTTTTTGAAACAGATGATGAAGCTTTTGACATCTGGCACACAGTGATTGGAGTTCCAAAAGGAAAAATATATCGACTCGGTGCAGAAACCAACTTTTGGCAGATGGGTGACGTTGGTCCTTGTGGTCCATGTACCGAAATTTTTATTGATCGTGGCAGTTTGTATGGAGGACCGGAAGAAAGTCCTGCAACAAGCTCAGAGCGGTTTTTGGAGATCTGGAATCTGGTTTTCATGCAGTATGATCGTCAGCAAGATGGTAGCTTGAAACCTTTAAAAGCTACGGGTGTCGACACAGGAATGGGACTTGAGCGACTTACGCTTATTGTACAAAACAAGGATTCAGTGTATGAAACTGACCTTTTTGCAGCAATTATCCAAGAAATTGTATACTTAACAAGTCAGTCTTACATCGATAAAACTGATGAGTTGAAAGCAGCGTTTCATGTGCTTGCAGATCACATTCGATCGTCCACTTTTTTGATTGCAGCAGGCTGTGCTCCTTCAAATGAGGGTCGTGGTTATGTGTTGCGCAAAATTATACGCAGAGCAGCTCTTTTTTCACTTAAATTAACAGAAAAAAATATATTTCCTGAGTTGTCAAAGGTGGTGGTCAAACAGTTTGGGCAAATATATCCAGAGCTTGTCGATCAACAGGAAGTAATTTTTACTACTTTGTATCATGAGATAGAAAAATTCAGTGTCAATCTTATGCGTGGCAATGCATTATTGGAAGGGCTTTTTGCATCAAATAAAAACAAGATTATAAGTGGGACTGATGCATTTAAATTATATGATACGTACGGATTTCCATTTGAAATTACCGTTGCTGCAGCTGCTCAAAAAGGATTTTCAGTTGACAGTGGGCAGTTTGAAAAAGAGATGGAAACACAGAAGAATCGCTCAGGTTCTAAGGTGTTTGATATGTATGAAGCTATTGAAATCGATGAAACGATGCATTCAGAATTTGTTGGGTACGAAAAGCTTGCAATAGATTCGTCGATCGTAGCGTTCTTTAAAGAGGGAAAATCGGTTACGCAGGTTGAAGCTGGACAGCGTTGTTTTGTGGTGACCAAGCAGTCGCCTTTTTTTATTGTTGGGGGCGGGCAGGTTCCAGATCAAGGATGGATAACCGTTCAAAATGTAAAAGTTGCTATTTTGCAAGCACGTCACATAAAACAGTTAATTGCTGTTGAAATTATAGCACCGGTCCGATTGAAGATTGGAGACCTTTTGCATGCAGCGGTTGATCAAGTTTGGAGAACCAACGCTATGAAAAATCATACCGCAACACATCTTTTGCAAGCAGCACTCATGCAGCGTTTTGGCCAGCAGATAAAACAGGCAGGTTCTTTAGTACATCCCGATTATTTGAGGTTTGATTTTACCTATGCAGGCACCATAACAGCGCAAGATATTGAGGCTGTTGAAACAATGGTAAATCAGAAAATTATGGAAAATATCCCTGTTTCAATCTCCTACATGTCGCTCAAAGAGGCCCAACAAAAAGGAGCGCTCGCATTTTTTGGTGACAAGTACAAACCAGAAAACGTGCGCGTGATTGAAGTGCCAGGGTTTTCAGTTGAACTGTGTGGCGGAACGCATGTGCGAAATACTGGGGATATTGGATTATGTAAAATTGTTGAAACCACCTCTCCGGCAGCAGGTCAAAAAAGGTTTGTGGCAGTGACTGGTCCAGAAGCGCTTAAGTTGTTTCAAAAGACTTTTGCAACTTTAAAAAAACTGAGCGTTGATTTCAAGGTAAAAATAGAAGAAGTTGAAACCGTTATTCAAAAGCAGAAAAATGATTTGAAATTAGCAAATACGTCATTGCAGGCAGCTAAAAAAAATCTTGTTCTTTCAAAGCTACCATACTGGGAACAGCAGTTGCAGATGTATGAGAACATTCCTTTTTTTGCAATAGATTTGCAAGATACTGAACAAGGTACCATGCAAGAAGTTATGTCCTATTTAGTTGCAAAAAAAGATGCAGTTGTTTGCATTTTTAATACAATTGCCGGAAAAAGTGTGCAGTTTTGTATAACATTGTCAAATAAATTACACAATGTTATATCGTTAGAGATGCTCGCGTCAAAGATAAAACAGTTATATGAAGTGCAATGCAACAGTAATAAAAATATGTTAAGGGGTGGGCTTGGTAGCTCTGTAAATATTACTGCTCATGAATTTATGACAAAAATACTAAAAAAATAG
- the murI gene encoding glutamate racemase, which yields MSLKAKRPIGVFDSGVGGLTVLKALAAKMPYENFVYFADFMNLPYGNKTADQIKLLSDVAISHLINTYKVKAVVIACHTSSSSFCWTDQAMYPISIFSMVTPTVSMIKNANIDSIGILATEYTTRNKIYPDLLYQNGYNGRIVSIACPEFVPLIENNASHVEIDSAVRKYCLADVSAFLLGCTHFPIIEPVIKRVVGTKELLNPADAVAEHVYASLYQKGLISEQSAKGTIHYSTSGDQINLKKLAFFANCLGL from the coding sequence ATGTCTTTGAAAGCTAAAAGACCGATTGGTGTTTTTGACAGTGGTGTTGGTGGATTAACCGTATTAAAGGCTCTGGCTGCAAAGATGCCATACGAAAATTTTGTCTATTTCGCTGATTTTATGAATCTTCCCTATGGCAATAAAACAGCTGATCAGATAAAGCTACTTTCCGATGTAGCCATTTCACATTTAATAAATACGTACAAGGTCAAGGCAGTTGTCATTGCATGTCATACAAGCTCATCATCTTTTTGCTGGACTGATCAGGCTATGTATCCTATTTCAATTTTTTCTATGGTCACTCCAACCGTATCTATGATCAAAAATGCCAATATAGATTCGATTGGTATTTTGGCTACGGAATATACCACAAGAAATAAGATTTATCCTGATCTTTTGTATCAAAATGGATATAATGGCCGCATTGTTTCAATAGCATGTCCAGAATTTGTCCCATTAATTGAAAACAATGCCAGTCACGTAGAAATAGACAGTGCGGTCAGAAAGTACTGTTTGGCAGATGTTTCGGCATTTTTATTGGGATGCACACATTTTCCTATTATTGAACCTGTAATTAAGAGAGTGGTTGGCACCAAAGAACTTCTTAATCCGGCAGATGCGGTAGCTGAGCATGTGTATGCATCATTGTATCAAAAGGGATTAATTTCAGAACAATCTGCCAAGGGGACTATTCACTATAGTACTTCAGGAGATCAAATAAATCTCAAAAAGTTAGCATTCTTTGCAAACTGTTTGGGATTATAA
- the ftsZ gene encoding cell division protein FtsZ: MIDFEVAHTNRTKSSVLIKVLGIGGAGGNTLNSIVESGCNEIECIAINTDAQALELSKAKTKIQIGIKSTKGLGTGADPLIGRRAAEEDIDKVIEAIGDADIVFLTAGMGGGTGSGALPVIVKALKERGVLAVTIVTKPFEFEGKRRAKVAEDIIKQLESIVDTLIIIPNQRLLALSDPHVAMIDAFGMINTILSQSVRSISDIITRPGHINVDYADVRAIMKDRGIAVMGTGKASGPDRAGMAALQAISSPLLENMSIEGAHGVLLNITGSKTLTLHELSQAAAIVYQSAHEDANIILGTVIDESLKDEVMVTIIATGFEQTQNQKEVVTQKEIVVSELQAAQVVESVHVQAALKVEHEIAKEMVTKQEQTAVKQMPEKQTIEDKLPFGLSGQDELDIPTFLRNKHTENSLN; this comes from the coding sequence ATGATTGATTTTGAAGTTGCTCATACAAATCGGACAAAATCATCTGTGTTAATCAAAGTACTTGGAATCGGCGGGGCCGGCGGAAATACCCTCAATTCAATAGTTGAATCAGGATGTAACGAGATCGAATGCATTGCGATTAATACCGATGCACAAGCACTTGAACTTTCAAAAGCAAAAACAAAAATACAGATCGGAATCAAATCAACAAAAGGACTGGGCACCGGTGCAGATCCACTAATCGGAAGACGGGCTGCAGAGGAAGATATTGATAAAGTTATTGAAGCAATCGGCGATGCAGATATCGTCTTTTTGACTGCCGGCATGGGCGGCGGGACTGGCTCAGGCGCATTGCCGGTGATTGTCAAAGCATTAAAAGAACGTGGCGTGCTTGCAGTAACAATTGTAACAAAGCCCTTTGAATTTGAAGGTAAACGGCGTGCAAAAGTTGCAGAAGATATTATCAAACAGTTAGAATCGATTGTTGATACCTTAATTATCATACCAAACCAACGACTACTGGCGCTTTCAGATCCGCATGTTGCAATGATTGATGCATTTGGAATGATTAATACCATTTTAAGCCAGTCGGTACGTTCAATTTCAGATATTATCACACGACCAGGACATATTAACGTTGATTATGCGGACGTACGAGCAATTATGAAAGACCGTGGCATTGCCGTCATGGGAACTGGCAAAGCATCCGGACCTGACCGTGCAGGCATGGCAGCATTGCAAGCCATCTCTTCACCACTGCTTGAAAATATGAGTATCGAAGGTGCGCACGGCGTACTTTTAAATATTACCGGATCAAAAACATTAACACTTCATGAGTTAAGTCAGGCTGCAGCAATCGTGTATCAATCTGCACATGAAGATGCAAACATCATTTTGGGCACTGTCATTGATGAATCATTAAAAGATGAAGTCATGGTAACCATTATTGCAACAGGGTTTGAGCAGACACAAAACCAGAAAGAAGTGGTTACTCAAAAAGAGATAGTTGTGTCGGAACTGCAAGCAGCACAGGTTGTTGAGTCGGTACATGTGCAGGCTGCTTTGAAAGTTGAGCATGAGATTGCAAAAGAGATGGTAACAAAACAGGAACAGACAGCTGTAAAACAGATGCCAGAAAAGCAAACTATCGAAGACAAGCTTCCATTTGGCTTGTCAGGCCAAGATGAGCTTGATATCCCAACCTTTTTGAGAAATAAACATACTGAAAATAGCTTAAATTGA
- the atpD gene encoding F0F1 ATP synthase subunit beta codes for MQTQKSNNGYVSQIAGTIIDVQFPREHTPNILNLLKISLSETEQASIEVAQQLGDGLVRCIAIENIFGIRRGLSVVDTGKPISVPVGRKVLGRIFNVLGDTIDAKEHLEETERWSIFREPPLLIEQKIAFEIQETGVKVIDLICPFLKGSKIGLFGGAGVGKTIIVQELIRNIAVAHGGVSIFAGIGERTREGNELWLEMERSGVLEKTALVFGQMGEMPGARLRVGLTGLTMAEYFRDKEKKDVLLFIDNVFRFVQAGSEVSALLGRMPSAVGYQPTLATEMGILQERITNTHLGSITSVQAVYVPADDITDPAPATTFLHLDASIVLSRKLVELGIYPAIDPLASSSKGLSIESVGQEHYQVARKVQQYLQRYKELQDVIAILGLEELSDEDKVIVARAKRIQKFLTQPLFTAEFATGMEGKYIKKEQTIADFAQIIEGNYDHLPEEAFYMVGGLEDVLKKADQLLQGK; via the coding sequence ATGCAAACACAGAAAAGTAATAATGGATATGTGTCTCAAATTGCCGGAACTATTATTGATGTTCAGTTTCCACGAGAACATACGCCAAATATTCTGAATCTTTTGAAAATATCGCTGAGTGAGACAGAACAGGCAAGCATTGAAGTTGCACAGCAGCTTGGCGATGGTCTTGTCAGGTGTATTGCGATTGAAAATATTTTTGGCATTCGCAGAGGTTTGAGTGTTGTGGATACGGGCAAACCGATTTCTGTGCCTGTTGGCAGAAAGGTGCTGGGTCGCATATTTAATGTGTTGGGTGATACGATTGATGCAAAAGAACACTTAGAAGAGACTGAGCGTTGGTCTATTTTTCGTGAGCCGCCATTGTTGATTGAGCAGAAAATAGCTTTTGAAATTCAAGAAACGGGTGTCAAAGTTATTGATCTGATCTGTCCCTTTTTGAAGGGTTCAAAAATTGGACTATTTGGTGGTGCAGGTGTTGGAAAAACGATTATTGTTCAGGAGCTCATTCGTAATATTGCTGTTGCGCATGGTGGTGTTTCGATCTTTGCAGGTATTGGCGAACGTACACGAGAAGGCAATGAGTTATGGCTTGAGATGGAACGATCTGGAGTCCTTGAAAAAACAGCCCTTGTGTTTGGCCAGATGGGTGAAATGCCAGGAGCGCGCTTGCGTGTTGGGTTGACCGGACTTACCATGGCTGAATATTTTAGGGATAAAGAAAAGAAAGATGTTTTACTTTTTATTGATAACGTCTTTCGTTTTGTGCAGGCGGGTTCAGAAGTTTCTGCATTGTTAGGCCGGATGCCATCAGCTGTTGGGTATCAACCGACTTTGGCAACTGAAATGGGGATTTTGCAAGAACGGATTACCAATACTCACCTTGGTTCGATCACTTCCGTGCAAGCGGTATATGTGCCAGCAGACGATATTACTGATCCGGCTCCAGCGACCACCTTTTTGCATCTTGATGCAAGCATTGTGTTATCACGAAAACTGGTTGAGCTTGGTATTTATCCTGCAATCGATCCGCTTGCGTCCAGTTCAAAGGGTTTGAGTATTGAAAGTGTTGGCCAAGAACATTATCAGGTAGCTCGAAAAGTGCAACAGTACCTTCAACGATACAAAGAGCTGCAAGATGTGATTGCGATCTTGGGACTTGAAGAACTTTCAGATGAAGATAAAGTAATCGTTGCTCGTGCAAAAAGGATACAAAAGTTCTTAACTCAACCGTTGTTTACGGCTGAATTTGCTACGGGCATGGAAGGGAAATATATCAAAAAAGAACAGACAATAGCTGATTTTGCTCAGATCATTGAAGGAAACTATGATCACCTGCCAGAAGAAGCATTTTATATGGTTGGTGGCCTTGAGGATGTTTTGAAAAAGGCTGATCAGCTGTTACAAGGAAAATAG
- the gatB gene encoding Asp-tRNA(Asn)/Glu-tRNA(Gln) amidotransferase subunit GatB: MSKNGSALDRHPTYEVVIGIEVHVQLNTNTKIFCACSNAISTVPNSNTCHICTGHPGVLPVLNEAVVVAGIKAGLATNSQIAQESFFDRKHYFYPDLPKGYQITQQYKPICLNGYVPIRLTDGAVKKIKLRRIHIEEDAGKNTHVKASKESLVDLNRAGTPLLEIVSEPDISSSEEARAYLKMLRATVQYAGICTGNMQNGAFRADTNISVRKKGTTELGTKCELKNINSFKFIADAIEYEIERQIALLESGQKVKQETRLWDTKNKVTVSMRSKEEAADYRYFQDPDLPGIQISDELLQTVKAAMPELPFEKFDRYVTEYGLSPYEADILVEEYERAMYFEKAYSMHRSKAVVNWILRDVLGFINQQQISLTECKVTPEHLATIVKMIEDGLINGSSAKTVFETVAQTGQNPVEVVKQKGLESVGAEDDFILIAQKIIAQNPDIVAQYRSGKEKLFGFFVGQLMKETGGKASPQMINQIFKKLL, encoded by the coding sequence ATGTCCAAGAATGGTTCTGCACTCGATCGTCATCCAACTTACGAAGTTGTTATTGGTATTGAAGTCCATGTGCAACTCAATACGAACACAAAGATTTTTTGCGCCTGTTCAAATGCGATTTCAACGGTACCTAACAGCAATACATGTCACATCTGCACAGGTCACCCAGGTGTTTTGCCAGTTTTGAATGAAGCGGTCGTGGTTGCAGGTATCAAAGCTGGACTTGCGACTAATAGTCAGATTGCGCAAGAATCATTCTTTGATCGCAAGCATTATTTTTATCCGGATTTGCCAAAAGGTTATCAGATTACACAACAATACAAACCTATCTGCTTGAATGGGTATGTTCCAATTCGTCTGACTGATGGAGCAGTAAAAAAAATTAAGTTACGTCGCATTCACATTGAAGAAGATGCAGGTAAAAATACACATGTAAAAGCAAGTAAAGAAAGTCTTGTTGATTTAAATCGTGCTGGCACTCCACTGCTTGAAATTGTAAGTGAACCCGACATTTCATCATCGGAAGAAGCACGTGCATATCTAAAAATGTTGCGTGCTACAGTGCAGTATGCGGGAATCTGCACAGGGAATATGCAGAATGGTGCGTTTAGAGCTGATACAAATATTTCGGTTCGCAAAAAAGGTACAACTGAACTTGGAACAAAATGTGAACTAAAAAATATTAACTCATTCAAATTTATTGCAGATGCAATCGAATATGAGATTGAAAGGCAGATTGCGCTTTTAGAATCAGGCCAAAAAGTCAAGCAGGAAACACGCCTGTGGGATACAAAAAACAAAGTCACAGTTTCCATGCGTTCCAAAGAAGAAGCGGCAGATTATCGTTACTTTCAGGATCCAGATCTACCAGGCATTCAAATATCAGATGAACTTTTGCAAACAGTAAAAGCAGCTATGCCTGAGCTGCCATTTGAAAAATTTGATCGATACGTTACTGAATACGGCCTGTCGCCTTATGAAGCAGACATTCTGGTTGAAGAATATGAACGTGCAATGTATTTTGAAAAAGCATATTCGATGCATCGCTCAAAAGCAGTTGTTAACTGGATTTTGCGTGATGTCTTGGGTTTTATTAATCAGCAACAGATAAGCCTGACAGAATGCAAAGTGACCCCCGAACATTTAGCAACAATTGTGAAAATGATTGAAGACGGTCTGATCAATGGTTCATCAGCAAAAACTGTTTTTGAAACAGTTGCACAAACTGGCCAAAATCCTGTTGAAGTGGTCAAACAAAAAGGATTAGAGTCTGTCGGAGCTGAAGATGATTTTATATTGATTGCTCAGAAAATCATCGCACAGAATCCAGATATTGTGGCACAATACAGATCCGGTAAAGAAAAACTTTTCGGCTTTTTTGTTGGTCAACTGATGAAAGAAACAGGTGGCAAAGCAAGCCCACAGATGATCAATCAGATATTTAAAAAACTATTATAA
- the ftsA gene encoding cell division protein FtsA gives MINGNNNTILTSIDIGTTKICVLIGRILNKQVIEIIGIGKATSEGLAKGVVVDIAKTVYAIGSAVKEAELMAGQSIEKAVIGISGSHIEALNSHGVVPIKKSVIRLQDIENALAAASAIPIPQDKQVLHVLPQYFMIDGRELVYDPLGMFGIRLEVEAHIILGALASVQNLINCCQHSNIIVQDIILEQLASADAVLSYDERMLGAAILDIGGGTTDFAVYHQDSIRYTKVLPVAGNHFTNDLAIGLRTTIKEAERIKKNFGIVHKNYLNNELLIDMLRVQGEGSRTIYHQELLSILQPRAAELLSFIQKEILQNRLHGYIPAGIVLTGGGSLMKGMQELAESIFELPVRIGNPHITFDLPETLKNPMYATGYGMLVHILKKQRYGKKTGTFENVTAVLDRMKSWIVDLF, from the coding sequence ATGATAAATGGGAACAATAATACTATACTAACTTCTATCGACATAGGTACTACAAAAATCTGCGTTTTAATAGGGCGCATCTTAAACAAGCAGGTCATTGAAATTATCGGCATTGGAAAAGCTACTTCTGAAGGTCTTGCAAAAGGTGTCGTAGTTGATATTGCCAAAACAGTTTATGCAATTGGCAGCGCTGTCAAAGAAGCAGAACTGATGGCAGGCCAAAGCATTGAAAAAGCTGTCATTGGTATATCCGGCAGCCACATTGAAGCTTTAAATTCTCATGGAGTCGTTCCCATTAAAAAATCTGTTATTCGACTACAAGATATTGAAAATGCATTGGCAGCGGCATCTGCAATTCCAATTCCACAAGACAAACAGGTTTTACATGTACTCCCTCAGTATTTTATGATTGACGGGAGAGAGCTTGTTTATGATCCACTTGGTATGTTTGGTATTCGCCTTGAAGTTGAAGCACATATCATCCTTGGTGCACTTGCATCGGTCCAAAATCTGATCAACTGTTGCCAACATTCCAACATTATTGTGCAGGATATTATCCTTGAACAGCTGGCCTCCGCTGACGCTGTTTTGAGTTACGACGAACGGATGCTCGGCGCTGCAATTTTGGACATCGGCGGTGGCACGACCGATTTTGCAGTGTATCATCAGGACTCTATACGGTACACAAAAGTACTACCTGTTGCAGGCAATCATTTTACCAACGATCTGGCTATCGGTTTGCGAACAACAATCAAAGAGGCAGAGCGTATTAAAAAAAACTTTGGCATTGTCCATAAGAACTATCTTAATAATGAACTGCTTATTGATATGTTGCGTGTGCAAGGCGAAGGATCAAGAACCATTTATCATCAAGAGCTGCTTTCCATTTTACAACCACGAGCAGCAGAACTTTTGTCATTCATACAAAAAGAGATCCTACAAAATCGCTTGCATGGATACATACCTGCAGGAATCGTTTTGACAGGTGGTGGTTCATTGATGAAAGGTATGCAGGAACTTGCAGAATCGATTTTTGAACTTCCGGTCAGAATTGGCAATCCGCATATCACCTTTGATCTGCCGGAAACATTAAAAAATCCTATGTATGCAACCGGCTATGGAATGCTTGTGCATATTTTAAAAAAACAGAGATACGGTAAAAAAACGGGCACATTTGAAAATGTTACCGCTGTGCTAGACCGTATGAAATCGTGGATTGTAGACCTTTTTTAA
- a CDS encoding tyrosine--tRNA ligase, producing the protein MKQLDVILQGTAQVTPREQLIKKLQKNVPLKIKLGMDPTAPDLHLGHAVVLKKMRQFQDLGHEAILIIGDFTAQIGDPTGRSKTRPALSLDDIKRNQETYLQQATKILSKTRLTIVNNGEWLSKLTFTDIVKLAAKTTVARIVEREDFQARLAAQQPIGLHELLYPLMQAYDSVMIQADVELGGTDQTFNLLMGRFLQEQYGQEAQVVLTMPLLEGLDGVQKMSKSYGNSIGIAEEANQMFGKLMSIPDTVMFRYFNLLGLKTEAETNALHMKVSIGDIHPMELKKELARLVVAQFHSLSAAQQAQHAFEKVFQNKEYTHARELVVPGNFSGEIWIVDLLKLAGVVQTSSQAKRLIESRAVQLNGSVIDDFKAVVMWDNEAILKAGKVAIFKLIKK; encoded by the coding sequence ATGAAACAGTTGGATGTAATTCTTCAGGGCACTGCTCAAGTAACTCCTCGCGAACAGTTAATCAAAAAACTGCAAAAAAATGTTCCTTTAAAAATTAAACTTGGAATGGATCCAACAGCACCAGATTTGCATTTGGGGCATGCGGTAGTATTAAAAAAAATGAGACAGTTTCAAGATTTAGGACACGAAGCGATCTTGATTATTGGTGACTTTACGGCACAGATTGGTGATCCAACAGGAAGATCAAAAACCAGGCCAGCTCTTTCTTTGGACGATATCAAACGTAATCAGGAGACGTATCTACAGCAGGCAACAAAAATTTTGTCGAAAACTCGTTTAACGATTGTAAATAATGGAGAATGGTTATCAAAACTTACTTTTACAGACATTGTTAAATTAGCTGCAAAGACAACGGTGGCACGAATTGTTGAGCGCGAAGATTTTCAAGCACGACTTGCCGCACAGCAGCCGATTGGGCTTCATGAGTTATTATATCCTTTAATGCAAGCTTATGATTCGGTTATGATTCAGGCAGACGTTGAACTTGGTGGTACCGATCAGACTTTCAACCTTTTGATGGGAAGGTTTTTGCAGGAACAGTATGGCCAAGAAGCACAAGTTGTTTTGACTATGCCTTTGCTTGAGGGTTTAGATGGAGTGCAAAAGATGTCAAAATCATATGGAAATTCGATAGGGATTGCCGAGGAAGCAAATCAGATGTTTGGTAAACTTATGTCCATTCCTGATACAGTTATGTTCCGTTATTTTAATCTGCTTGGCTTGAAAACGGAGGCCGAAACAAATGCATTGCATATGAAAGTATCTATTGGAGATATTCATCCAATGGAACTGAAAAAAGAGCTTGCGCGTTTAGTGGTAGCGCAATTTCACTCTTTAAGTGCTGCCCAACAGGCACAGCATGCATTTGAAAAAGTTTTTCAAAATAAAGAGTATACTCATGCACGAGAGCTGGTTGTGCCTGGAAATTTTTCTGGTGAGATCTGGATTGTAGATCTATTAAAGTTGGCAGGGGTGGTACAAACCTCTTCTCAAGCAAAAAGGTTGATCGAATCAAGAGCTGTCCAGCTTAATGGAAGCGTGATCGATGATTTTAAGGCTGTTGTTATGTGGGACAATGAAGCAATTTTAAAAGCTGGTAAAGTTGCCATTTTCAAATTGATAAAGAAGTAA